A window from Pagrus major chromosome 4, Pma_NU_1.0 encodes these proteins:
- the LOC140995075 gene encoding uncharacterized protein isoform X3, with translation MAGGSSLEAVKKKIKSLQEQADVAEDRAALLQRELNNEKSSRETAEGDVASLNRRIQLVEEELDRAQERLATALTKLEEAEKAADESERGMKVIENRAMKDEEKMELQEIQLKEAKHIAEEADRKYEEVARKLVIIESDLERTEERAELSESKCSELDEELKTVQNNLKSLEAQAEKYSQKEDKYEEEIKVLTDKLKEAETRAEFAERSVAKLEKTIDDLEDKLTRAKEEGLSVKQMLDQTLMEMVNL, from the exons ATGGCCGGTGGGAGCTCTCTGGAAGctgtgaagaagaaaatcaaGTCGTTGCAGGAGCAGGCCGATGTGGCGGAGGACCGGGCAGCGTTACTACAGCGCGAGCTGAACAACGAGAAGAGCTCGAGGGAAACA GCTGAGGGCGATGTAGCTTCCCTGAACAGACGTATCCAGCTGGTTGAGGAGGAGTTGGACCGCGCTCAGGAGCGTCTGGCCACAGCCCTGACCAagctggaggaggctgagaaGGCTGCTGATGAGAGTGAGAG AGGCATGAAGGTCATTGAGAACAGGGCAATGAAGGACGAGGAGAAGATGGAGCTACAGGAGATCCAGCTGAAGGAGGCCAAACACATCGCTGAGGAGGCTGACCGCAAATACGAGGAG GTGGCCCGTAAGCTGGTGATCATTGAGAGTGACTTGGAGCGTACAGAGGAGCGTGCCGAGTTGTCTGAGAG CAAATGCTCTGAGCTTGACGAGGAGCTGAAAACCGTGCAGAACAACCTGAAGTCTCTGGAGGCCCAGGCAGAGAAG TACTCACAGAAGGAGGACAAGTACGAGGAGGAGATCAAGGTTCTTACAGACAAGCTGAAGGAG GCTGAGACCCGTGCTGAGTTCGCGGAGAGATCGGTCGCCAAGCTTGAGAAGACCATTGATGACCTTGAGG ATAAACTCACACGTGCTAAAGAAGAAGGCCTGAGCGTAAAGCAGATGCTGGATCAGACTCTAATGGAGATGGTTAACCTTTGA